The following are encoded together in the Trueperaceae bacterium genome:
- a CDS encoding nickel-dependent hydrogenase large subunit yields MAAKHVIDPITRIEGHLRIEIEVDETNNVVEEAASSSTAFRGFENIMRGRDPKDVGMFAQRICGVCTFHHYERGVEATEDAFGVTLPPNARMLRNLIWAAQAINDHTTHFYQLHAMDWFDVVSALDADPVAATEIAHQFHRTPYNASESHYTQVAERLLAFVQSGQLGPFAGGYWGHPKYRLSPEENLIIASHYLDNLAVQRMSAKASAIFGGKNPHPQSLIVGGMTSARDALDAHRIAEYQFLIQKSADFVERAYLPDLELIARRYRTEALAGEGGGLRNYMSFGAMSLDERPWAQRAHFLPAGLVLDRDLSTVHDVDPMKIAEEVAHAWYDYEGGETALHPLDGQTNPNYEGLNEDGTLKTEGGYSWIKSPRYDGQPVEVGPLARLIVAYAAGDEKVQTAMDGFTDTIGVPFDFWYSTVGRTVARGLETKIIADYVPELVTNLTQNVANGDDRFFNRYEPKDGPGWAMGEAPRGSLSHWLTVENGSVANYQAVVPSTWNASPKDGREQRGAYEAALVTQPMSDPERPLEVVRTIHSFDPCLACAVHVLNRDGEEIARFEVEV; encoded by the coding sequence GTGGCCGCGAAACACGTCATCGACCCCATCACCCGCATCGAAGGGCACCTGCGCATCGAGATCGAAGTCGACGAGACGAACAACGTCGTCGAGGAGGCCGCGAGTAGCAGCACCGCCTTCCGCGGCTTCGAGAACATCATGCGCGGCCGCGACCCCAAGGACGTCGGCATGTTCGCGCAACGCATCTGCGGCGTGTGCACCTTCCACCACTACGAACGCGGCGTCGAAGCGACCGAGGACGCCTTCGGCGTCACGCTCCCCCCGAACGCCCGCATGCTGCGCAACCTCATTTGGGCCGCGCAGGCGATCAACGACCACACGACGCACTTCTACCAACTCCACGCGATGGACTGGTTCGACGTCGTCAGCGCCCTCGACGCCGACCCCGTCGCCGCGACCGAGATCGCGCACCAGTTCCACCGCACGCCCTACAACGCGTCGGAGTCGCACTACACCCAGGTCGCCGAACGCCTCCTCGCGTTCGTGCAGTCGGGGCAACTCGGACCGTTCGCCGGCGGCTACTGGGGCCACCCCAAGTACCGCCTGAGCCCCGAAGAGAACCTGATCATTGCCAGCCACTACCTCGACAACCTCGCGGTGCAACGCATGAGCGCCAAGGCCAGCGCCATCTTCGGCGGCAAGAACCCGCACCCGCAGAGCCTGATCGTCGGCGGCATGACGTCGGCCCGCGACGCGCTCGACGCGCACCGCATCGCCGAGTACCAGTTCCTCATCCAGAAGTCCGCCGACTTCGTCGAGCGCGCCTACCTGCCCGACCTCGAACTCATCGCCCGGCGCTACCGCACCGAAGCGCTCGCCGGCGAGGGCGGCGGCCTGCGGAACTACATGTCGTTCGGCGCCATGAGCCTCGACGAGCGCCCGTGGGCCCAACGCGCCCACTTCCTGCCCGCCGGCCTCGTGCTCGACCGCGACCTGAGCACCGTGCACGACGTCGACCCCATGAAGATCGCCGAGGAGGTCGCGCACGCCTGGTACGACTACGAGGGCGGCGAAACGGCGCTGCACCCCCTCGACGGCCAGACGAACCCGAACTACGAAGGCCTCAACGAGGACGGCACCCTCAAGACCGAGGGCGGCTACAGCTGGATCAAGTCCCCGCGCTACGACGGCCAACCGGTCGAGGTCGGCCCCCTCGCGCGCCTCATCGTGGCGTACGCCGCCGGCGACGAGAAGGTCCAGACCGCCATGGACGGCTTCACCGACACGATCGGCGTCCCCTTCGACTTCTGGTACTCCACCGTCGGCCGCACCGTCGCCCGCGGGCTGGAGACGAAGATCATCGCGGACTACGTCCCCGAACTCGTCACGAACCTCACGCAGAACGTCGCCAACGGCGACGACCGCTTCTTCAACCGCTACGAGCCCAAGGACGGGCCCGGCTGGGCGATGGGCGAAGCGCCGCGCGGCAGCCTCAGCCACTGGCTGACGGTCGAGAACGGCTCGGTCGCCAACTACCAGGCGGTCGTCCCGTCCACCTGGAACGCCAGCCCGAAGGACGGCCGCGAACAGCGCGGCGCCTACGAGGCCGCCCTCGTCACGCAACCCATGTCCGACCCCGAGCGGCCGCTCGAGGTGGTCCGCACCATCCACTCGTTCGACCCCTGCCTCGCCTGCGCGGTCCACGTGCTGAACCGCGACGGGGAGGAGATCGCCCGCTTCGAAGTGGAGGTGTGA
- the cybH gene encoding Ni/Fe-hydrogenase, b-type cytochrome subunit, protein MTTDTRRLPPRKDAVVLEREGRPRMVVYVFGRYVRAAHWIRNALLIWLVLSGIYLGNPFLARSLTGDTSSTFVLAQVRGWHVAAGWILLAFTIARIYQFLFINERGRLGLGKELKMAPILVNWRAWRDQLAFYLLMRREHPHFTYSNYGPLQYLVYTALYAALLVISVTGILIAAPYLQSGIAVWSAGLLAPIETALGGIANVRTLHHVTMWFFILFTLVHIYMAVWNSMRTGNLLVEGIISGFAAKDMPDARAATDDDFDAPGEPAAEDDAKEG, encoded by the coding sequence GTGACGACCGACACCCGCCGCCTGCCGCCCCGCAAGGACGCGGTGGTGCTGGAACGCGAGGGACGCCCCCGCATGGTCGTGTACGTCTTCGGGCGCTACGTCCGGGCGGCCCACTGGATCCGCAACGCCCTGCTGATCTGGTTGGTGCTGAGCGGCATCTACCTCGGCAACCCGTTCCTCGCGCGCAGCCTCACCGGGGACACCTCGTCGACCTTCGTGCTCGCGCAGGTCCGCGGCTGGCACGTCGCCGCCGGCTGGATCCTGCTCGCCTTCACCATCGCGCGCATCTACCAGTTCCTGTTCATCAATGAACGCGGCCGCCTCGGCCTCGGCAAGGAACTCAAGATGGCGCCCATCCTCGTCAACTGGAGGGCGTGGCGCGACCAGCTCGCCTTCTACCTGTTGATGCGCCGCGAACACCCGCACTTCACCTACAGCAACTACGGTCCCCTGCAGTACCTCGTCTACACCGCGCTGTACGCCGCCCTGCTGGTCATCAGCGTCACCGGCATCCTCATCGCCGCGCCCTACCTGCAGAGCGGGATCGCGGTGTGGAGCGCCGGCCTGCTCGCCCCGATCGAGACCGCCCTCGGCGGGATCGCCAACGTCCGCACGCTGCACCACGTGACGATGTGGTTCTTCATCCTCTTCACGCTCGTGCACATCTACATGGCGGTCTGGAACAGCATGCGCACCGGCAACCTGCTGGTCGAAGGCATCATCTCCGGATTCGCCGCCAAGGACATGCCGGACGCCCGCGCGGCGACCGACGACGACTTCGACGCCCCGGGCGAACCGGCGGCCGAGGACGACGCGAAGGAAGGGTGA